A stretch of the SAR202 cluster bacterium genome encodes the following:
- the speB gene encoding agmatinase, with protein sequence MNEYYPRDALKSPRYTGIPTFMRLPIETDPSKIDVALFGVPFDSTVTYRPGARFGPRDIRVQSALIRPYNPELRIDPFSKLKVADIGDVETNPLSVDETIASIFKFVDTLCSHNVVPIAIGGDHTITLPILRAMKKKHGPVAVIHFDAHTDTWDDHYGVKLSHGTWLRRAMEEGLVQGDKTFQIGLRGQLFTPNDFDFAISQGFHQITSEEIKKRGVEYLVEQLEPLGGSPVYVSLDIDWIDPAFAPGTGVPQVGGPDSYEALQAIRGLKGLNIVGADVVEVCPAYDSGNITSVLAANLLYEILCVLPRAGQG encoded by the coding sequence ATGAACGAATACTACCCTCGTGACGCCCTCAAGTCGCCGCGATACACCGGCATCCCCACCTTCATGCGACTGCCCATCGAGACCGACCCGTCGAAGATAGACGTGGCCCTTTTCGGCGTGCCCTTCGACTCGACGGTGACCTACCGCCCTGGCGCGCGCTTCGGCCCAAGGGATATACGGGTCCAGTCTGCCCTCATCCGGCCCTATAACCCGGAGCTAAGAATCGACCCCTTTAGCAAGCTCAAGGTCGCAGATATAGGAGACGTAGAGACTAATCCCCTATCAGTGGATGAAACCATTGCGAGCATCTTTAAGTTCGTGGACACGCTGTGCAGCCACAATGTCGTCCCTATAGCCATTGGCGGCGACCACACCATCACCCTTCCCATACTACGCGCGATGAAGAAAAAGCACGGACCTGTGGCAGTGATTCATTTCGACGCCCACACCGACACCTGGGACGATCACTACGGTGTGAAGCTGAGTCATGGCACATGGCTTCGCCGGGCGATGGAAGAGGGCCTGGTACAGGGAGACAAGACCTTCCAGATAGGCCTCCGCGGCCAGCTTTTCACTCCTAACGACTTCGACTTTGCCATAAGCCAGGGTTTTCATCAGATAACATCGGAGGAGATAAAAAAACGAGGCGTTGAATACCTGGTTGAACAATTGGAGCCGCTGGGTGGCAGCCCTGTCTACGTGTCGCTGGACATCGACTGGATCGACCCGGCCTTCGCGCCCGGTACAGGCGTGCCCCAGGTCGGCGGTCCGGACAGCTACGAGGCGTTGCAAGCTATCCGAGGCCTGAAGGGGCTGAACATAGTAGGCGCGGACGTGGTGGAAGTATGCCCCGCCTACGATTCAGGCAACATCACCAGCGTCCTGGCCGCGAATTTACTGTATGAGATACTATGCGTGCTTCCAAGGGCTGGTCAGGGCTAA
- a CDS encoding enoyl-CoA hydratase/isomerase family protein: MPVIIAPSILKGRPMVYDTLLVEKRDSIATITLNRPEVLNAMNLKLVKELQGAVEDAEGDDSIRCLILTG, from the coding sequence ATGCCCGTTATTATTGCCCCATCAATTCTCAAAGGACGCCCCATGGTCTACGACACTCTCCTGGTGGAGAAGCGCGATTCCATAGCCACCATTACTCTTAACCGTCCTGAAGTCCTCAACGCCATGAACCTCAAGCTGGTAAAGGAGCTTCAGGGCGCCGTGGAGGACGCTGAGGGCGACGACTCGATCCGATGCCTCATCCTCACCGGC